One Setaria viridis chromosome 7, Setaria_viridis_v4.0, whole genome shotgun sequence genomic region harbors:
- the LOC117865366 gene encoding synaptonemal complex protein ZEP1, whose product MQKLSGLRSLEGFRSLVGSTSTAMKAANPKPSSDAGGSSYGSFANLKITAEKLVKEQASVKTDLEMAHTKLRRATEQINLLEGKLQQAVNENAKLKVKQNEDSKLWQGLDSKISSTKTLCDQLTETLQQLASQTEQAEEDKKFFEEMLGKNSKALDEFNCMLHDLSTKLECAEQKIISGKQEMLQIKQEKEEMDRSYKEQLYSNDTTIKEKDSLIKQLEGSVDENKSRLICLDSRLQCMEQELKLKDDVCISLKENLASSESEKNNLELKNQGCILEIEKLCKDNKDFNELLSSFMAKVTELDKEHASMSSHVSRLLCSYERFYEMAQEEKMLIERSSKDKFDHLQKQHVDLSSENNALKVEIEELKSRILELQKTQEIVMVQHVEECQVAENKIRRLESEAEISASNINRLEKLASELQGRVQKLLEDSTLAENHKQELLEKIVKLESDNQELQGRVQSIMEEKSNNAESLQGEITKRDQQVDTLENQINQLRCDLNEKEQLYCCSVEREKTLEDHKLQVEASLAATEYQLSEAKKQYDLMLEGKQIELSKHLKELSLKNDQAINEIRKKYELEKIEITNAEKEKAEKLVKEMENKCNEKISENKQDSERYLMRLKEEHGTMVARIQQDNEHKESTLRAYHKEELQRIQSQAENELRERLSLLRKEHELQIKSFRMQHEEECQRMQEELELQKSKEEKQRALLQLQWKVMGESQQVDQEVNSKKEYSVSSMKRRDPYGRKEHGLQLASPETKQKDVNLPGILQSPISNMLRKVEKGSQDIPKHRKVTHHEYEVETANGRITKRRKTRSTVMFGEPNTQKSLHNTADKDVTKIRKVPTGSHAHPANIGELFSEGSLNPYADDPYAFD is encoded by the exons ATGCAGAAGCTCTCGGGGCTTAGGAGCCTTGAGGGGTTCCGATCCCTCGTTGGGTCCACCTCGACGGCCATGAAGGCCGCGAACCCCAAGCCCTCCTCGGATGCTGGAGGCAGTTCGTACGGGAGCTTCGCCAATCTTAAGATCACAGCAG aGAAATTGGTCAAGGAGCAGGCTTCAGTGAAGACTGATCTAGAAATGGCG CATACCAAACTGAGAAGAGCAACAGAACAGATAAACCTTTTAGAAGGAAAACTTCAACAAGCTGTGAATGAAAATGCAAAGCTTAAGGTGAAGCAGAATGAAGATTCGAAGCTCTGGCAGGGATTAGATTCGAAAATCTCCTCAACAAAGACCTTGTGTGATCAACTGACTGAAACTCTGCAGCAGCTAGCTAGTCAGACAGAACAAG CTGAGGAAGATAAGAAGTTCTTTGAGGAGATGCTTGGGAAGAATTCCAAAGCTCTGGATGAATTCAACTGCATGTTGCATGATTTATCAACAAAACTGGAGTGTGCAGAACAAAAGATCATTTCAG GGAAGCAGGAGATGTTGCAGatcaaacaagaaaaagaagaaatggaTCGGAGTTACAAGGAACAACTGTATTCAAATGATACTACGATTAAGGAAAAAG ATTCCCTCATCAAGCAGTTGGAGGGTTCAGTTGATGAAAATAAATCCCGCTTGATATGTCTTGACTCCCGCTTGCAATGCATGGAGCAAGAGCTGAAGCTAAAAGATGATGTTTGCATCAGCCTGAAAGAAAACCTAGCAAGCAGTGAAAGTGAAAAGAACAACTTGGAGCTTAAAAATCAAGGCTGTATTCTTGAAATTGAAAAACTATGCAAGGACAACAAGGATTTTAACGAATTGCTTAGCAGCTTCATGGCTAAAGTAACTGAGCTAGATAAAGAGCATGCCTCTATGTCAAGTCATGTGTCTAGGCTGCTTTGTTCATATGAAAGGTTCTATGAAATGGCCCAAGAGGAGAAAATGCTAATAGAAAGATCTTCCAAGGACAAATTTGATCATCTCCAAAAGCAACATGTAGATTTGTCATCAGAAAACAATGCTCTCAAGGTTGAAATTGAAGAACTGAAGTCCAGAATCTTAGAGTTGCAGAAAACTCAAGAAATTGTTATGGTTCAACATGTTGAAGAATGCCAAGTGGCTGAAAACAAAATCAGAAGATTAGAGTCTGAAGCTGAAATTTCTGCCTCCAACATCAATCGGTTAGAAAAGTTAGCTTCTGAACTTCAAGGGAGAGTTCAAAAGTTACTGGAAGATTCTACCCTTGCTGAAAATCACAAG CAAGAGTTGCTTGAAAAGATTGTGAAGCTAGAATCAGATAATCAGGAGCTTCAAGGCCGAGTGCAGTCAATTATGGAAGAGAAATCTAACAATGCCGAATCTCTCCAAGGAGAGATAACAAAGCGTGACCAGCAGGTTGACACACTTGAGAATCAGATCAACCAGCTCCGCTGTGATCTGAATGAGAAGGAGCAACTCTATTGTTGTTCTGTAGAAAGAGAGAAAACTTTGGAGGACCACAAATTACAG GTTGAAGCATCACTTGCTGCAACAGAATACCAACTTAGTGAGGCAAAAAAACAGTATGATCTCATGCTTGAAGGCAAACAGATAGAGCTATCCAAGCATTTGAAAGAGCTATCTCTCAAAAATGACCAG GCGATCAATGAAATTCGTAAGAAGTATGAACTTGAAAAGATAGAAATCACTAAtgctgaaaaagaaaag GCAGAGAAGCTTGTAAAGGAAATGGAAAACAAATGTAATGAAAAGATATCAGAGAACAAGCAAGATTCCGAGAGGTATTTGATGCGTCTTAAGGAGGAACATGGCACAATG GTGGCAAGAATTCAGCAGGATAATGAACATAAAGAGTCAACTCTCCGGGCCTATCACAAAGAAGAACTGCAGCGCATTCAGTCTCAGGCAGAGAATGAACTGAGGGAG AGGCTGTCATTGCTCAGGAAAGAGCATGAACTTCAAATAAAATCATTTAGGATGCAGCATGAGGAAGAATGCCAGAGGATGCAGGAGGAACTGGAGCTCCAGAAGTCAAAG GAGGAGAAGCAAAGAGCATTATTACAGTTACAATGGAAAGTAATGGGAGAAAGTCAGCAAGTCGATCAAGAAGTGAACTCTAAGAAG GAATACTCTGTTTCATCGATGAAGAGGAGAGATCCATATGGAAGAAAAGAACATGGGCTCCAGTTGGCAAGTCCTGAGACCAAACAGAAG GATGTAAACTTGCCTGGGATTTTACAATCACCAATTTCAAACATGTTGAGAAAGGTAGAGAAGGGGTCTCAGGACATTCCTAAACACAGAAAG GTAACACACCATGAATATGAAGTTGAGACAGCAAATGGAAGAATCACAAAGCGCAGAAAAACTAGGAGCACAGTCATGTTTGGT GAACCGAACACTCAGAAGTCATTGCATAATACTGCTGACAAGGATGTTACAAAAATACGAAAG GTTCCCACTGGGTCCCATGCCCATCCTGCAAACATCGGTGAATTATTCTCTGAAGGCTCCTTGAATCCATATGCTGACGACCCTTATGCTTTTGACTAG
- the LOC117865367 gene encoding sugar transport protein MST1: protein MAGGAIVPTDGPATDYGGSLTLSVFMTCLVAASGGLIFGYDIGISGGVSEMEPFLRRFFPHVLRRMAEAKGNEYCIYDSQTLTAFTSSLYVAGLFASLVASRVTKAMGRQAVMLMGGALFFAGGAMTGAAVNIAMLIVGRMLLGFGVGFTNQAAPLFLAEMAPSKWRGALTAGYQFFLALGVLIANLVNYATARASWGWRVSLGLAGAPAIVIFVGALFLTDTPSSLVMRGRPDRARAALLRVRGPDADVDAELRDIAKAVEAARQSEDGAFRRMATRREYRPHLVLAVAVPMFFQLTGVIVLAFFAPLVFRTVGFGSNAALMGAVINGAVNLVSLLLSTLVIDRYGRKVLFMVGGIQMVIAQVGMAWIMGAKIGRSGEAAMPHPYAVAVLVFTCLHTAGFGWSWGPLGWVIPSEIFPVDIRSAGQAMNVSIGLCLTFVQTQSFLAMLCRFKYATFAYYAAWVAVMTVFIALFLPETMGIPLESMGTIWVKHWYWKRFVHDGKERRGTNIRQ from the exons ATGGCCGGAGGTGCCATTGTTCCGACTGATGGCCCCGCCACGGACTACGGCGGGAGCCTGACGCTCTCGGTGTTCATGACCTGCCTTGTGGCTGCCTCGGGTGGCCTGATCTTCGGCTACGACATCGGCATCTCTG GCGGCGTCTCGGAGATGGAGCCGTTCCTGCGGCGCTTCTTCCCGCACGTCCTGAGGCGGATGGCAGAGGCCAAGGGGAACGAGTACTGCATCTACGACAGCCAGACGCTGACGGCCTTCACGTCGTCGCTGTACGTGGCCGGGCTGTTCGCGTCGCTGGTGGCCAGCCGCGTCACCAAGGCGATGGGCCGGCAGGCCGTCATGCTCATGGGCGGCGCGCTCttcttcgccggcggcgccatgaCCGGCGCCGCCGTCAACATCGCTATGCTCATCGTCGGTCGCATGCTGCTCGGCTTCGGCGTCGGGTTCACCAACCAG GCCGCTCCGCTGTTCCTCGCCGAGATGGCCCCGTCGAAGTGGCGCGGCGCCCTCACTGCCGGCTACCAGTTCTTCCTCGCGCTCGGGGTGCTCATCGCCAACCTCGTCAACTACgccaccgcgcgcgcctcctGGGGCTGGCGCGTCTCGCTGGGCCTCGCGGGCGCCCCGGCCATCGTCATCTTCGTCGGCGCGCTCTTCCTCACCGACACCCCCAGCAGCCTCGTCATGCGGGGGCGGCCCGACAGGGCCCGCGCGGCGCTGCTCCGGGTGCGCGGTCCCGACGCGGACGTGGACGCCGAGCTCCGGGACATCGCCAAGGCCGTGGAGGCTGCGCGGCAGAGCGAGGACGGCGCGTTCCGCCGGATGGCCACGAGGCGCGAGTACCGCCCGCACCTGGTGCTCGCCGTGGCCGTGCCCATGTTCTTCCAGCTCACCGGCGTCATCGTGCTCGCCTTCTTCGCGCCGCTGGTGTTCCGCACCGTCGGGTTCGGCAGCAACGCCGCGCTGATGGGCGCCGTCATAAACGGCGCCGTGAACCTggtctccctcctcctctccaccctCGTCATCGACAGGTACGGCCGCAAGGTGCTCTTCATGGTCGGCGGCATCCAAATGGTCATTGCCCAG GTTGGGATGGCTTGGATCATGGGCGCAAAAATCGGCAggagcggcgaggcggcgaTGCCGCACCCCTacgcggtggcggtgctggtgTTCACCTGCCTGCACACCGCCGGGTTCGGGTGGTCATGGGGACCCCTGGGATGGGTGATCCCGAGCGAGATATTCCCAGTCGACATCCGGTCGGCGGGGCAGGCCATGAACGTCTCCATCGGCCTGTGCCTCACCTTCGTGCAGACGCAGTCGTTCCTCGCCATGCTCTGCCGCTTCAAGTACGCCACCTTCGCCTACTACGCCGCGTGGGTCGCCGTCATGACCGTCTTCATCGCGCTCTTCCTGCCGGAGACCATGGGCATCCCGCTCGAGTCCATGGGCACCATTTGGGTGAAACACTGGTACTGGAAGAGGTTTGTTCACGACGGAAAAGAGCGGCGTGGCACTAACATAAGGCAATAG